Proteins from a genomic interval of Verrucomicrobiia bacterium:
- a CDS encoding CAAX prenyl protease-related protein, whose translation MALRQWLLGWRRSPVAARVVPFVIFLLLTGLAGQWEGLPRYFLYLLKTLAGAWLLWLARHALAELEWRFNAPAVAAGLLIFLLWVGLDPFYPKWGRPPLPWNPHEIFGHGTLLAWFFIAVRLAGSTLLVPMLEEVFYRSFVYRYLAHKDFLSVPLNRFLPLPFFATSALFAVEHYEWLAGLLTGFLLQGLVLWRNRLGDAVTAHAVANLALGLYVILRGQWQFW comes from the coding sequence ATGGCTCTAAGGCAGTGGCTCTTGGGTTGGCGGCGCTCGCCCGTCGCGGCGCGAGTCGTGCCCTTTGTCATCTTCCTCCTCCTCACCGGCCTGGCCGGACAATGGGAAGGCCTGCCCCGCTATTTCCTTTACCTCCTCAAAACCCTGGCTGGCGCCTGGCTCCTGTGGCTCGCGCGCCACGCCCTCGCCGAATTGGAATGGCGCTTCAACGCCCCCGCCGTCGCCGCCGGCCTGCTCATCTTCCTCCTCTGGGTGGGCCTCGACCCCTTTTATCCCAAATGGGGCCGCCCGCCCCTCCCCTGGAATCCCCACGAAATCTTCGGCCACGGCACCCTGCTGGCCTGGTTTTTCATCGCCGTGCGCCTCGCCGGCTCCACCCTCCTCGTGCCCATGCTCGAAGAAGTGTTTTACCGCAGCTTCGTCTATCGCTACCTCGCCCACAAAGACTTCCTCTCCGTCCCCCTCAACCGCTTTCTGCCCCTCCCCTTTTTCGCCACCTCCGCCCTGTTTGCCGTCGAACACTACGAATGGCTGGCCGGGCTGCTCACCGGCTTCCTCCTCCAGGGCCTCGTGCTGTGGCGCAACCGCCTCGGCGACGCCGTCACCGCCCATGCCGTGGCCAACCTCGCCCTCGGCCTCTACGTCATCCTCCGCGGCCAGTGGCAGTTCTGGTAA
- a CDS encoding pseudouridine synthase, whose product MAVLVSRMETRLPPCVLFEDEHLLVVNKPPGLNTHAPAPYAGEGLYDWLRHREPRWSRLAIVHRLDKETSGLMIFAKTALACQSLTAQFTRRQVHKRYVFRTRGTPPRPTWSVTSEIIRAGEHYLSRPARDPATAAVTRFTVLSRGATSEIEARPLTGRTHQIRVHAAASGCPIVGDVLYGGPPAHRVELHAAEMALHHPATGLPLRWQAPPDFAADPARARRQAFIHPEETTAFRRWHGAADGHPGLYLEAWGDFDLLHAAAPPSHLRAPPGGGLYFQPRLPVVRGKPPQEVAPRLLDGRAAPPAFTVRENGVAYEIRFTEGCSVGLFLDQRDNRRRLLTAHVARDFPLYLPPPPHEVLNVFAYTCAFSVCAALGGARATSLDLSRKYLDWGRRNFALNHLDPAAHDFIYGDAFAWLKRLARKARQFAVVILDPPTFSQSREHGVFRAEKDFPNLVRLALPLLRPDGVLLASTNAAALPPARFVEMIHAAAQAAGRRIRQQHYVPQPPDFPITREEPAHLKTLWLRLS is encoded by the coding sequence GTGGCAGTTCTGGTAAGCCGCATGGAAACCCGCCTGCCCCCCTGCGTCCTCTTTGAGGACGAGCATCTCCTGGTGGTCAACAAACCGCCCGGCCTCAACACCCACGCCCCCGCCCCCTACGCCGGCGAGGGCCTCTACGACTGGCTGCGCCATCGCGAACCCCGCTGGAGCCGGCTCGCCATCGTCCACCGCCTCGACAAGGAAACCTCCGGCCTGATGATCTTCGCCAAAACCGCCCTCGCCTGCCAGTCCCTCACCGCCCAGTTCACCCGCCGCCAAGTCCACAAACGTTACGTCTTTCGCACCCGCGGCACCCCCCCGCGCCCCACCTGGTCCGTCACTTCGGAAATCATCCGCGCCGGCGAACACTACCTCAGCCGCCCCGCCCGCGACCCCGCCACCGCCGCCGTCACCCGCTTCACCGTCTTGTCCCGGGGCGCCACCTCCGAAATCGAGGCCCGCCCCCTCACCGGCCGCACCCACCAAATCCGCGTCCACGCCGCCGCCAGCGGCTGCCCCATCGTGGGCGATGTCCTCTACGGCGGCCCCCCGGCGCATCGCGTCGAATTGCACGCCGCCGAAATGGCCCTCCACCACCCCGCCACCGGCCTGCCCCTCCGCTGGCAGGCACCCCCTGATTTCGCCGCAGACCCCGCCCGCGCCCGCCGCCAGGCCTTCATTCATCCCGAGGAAACCACCGCCTTCCGCCGCTGGCACGGCGCCGCCGACGGCCATCCCGGCCTCTACCTCGAGGCCTGGGGGGACTTCGACCTCCTCCACGCCGCCGCCCCTCCCTCGCACCTCCGCGCCCCGCCCGGCGGCGGCCTCTACTTCCAGCCCCGCCTGCCCGTCGTGCGCGGCAAACCACCCCAGGAAGTCGCCCCGCGCCTCCTCGACGGCCGCGCCGCCCCCCCCGCATTCACCGTCCGCGAAAACGGCGTCGCCTACGAAATCCGCTTCACCGAGGGCTGCTCCGTCGGCCTCTTCCTCGACCAGCGCGACAACCGCCGCCGCCTCCTCACCGCCCACGTGGCCCGCGACTTCCCCCTCTACCTCCCCCCCCCGCCGCACGAGGTGCTCAACGTCTTTGCCTACACCTGCGCCTTCAGCGTCTGCGCCGCCCTCGGCGGCGCCCGCGCCACCAGCCTCGACCTCTCCCGCAAATACCTCGACTGGGGCCGCCGCAACTTTGCCCTCAATCACCTCGACCCCGCCGCCCATGATTTCATCTACGGCGACGCCTTCGCCTGGCTCAAACGCCTCGCCCGCAAAGCCCGCCAATTCGCCGTCGTCATCCTCGACCCCCCCACCTTCTCCCAATCCAGGGAACACGGCGTGTTTCGCGCCGAAAAAGATTTCCCCAACCTCGTCCGGCTCGCCCTGCCCCTCCTGCGCCCCGACGGCGTCCTCCTCGCCAGCACCAACGCCGCCGCCCTCCCGCCCGCCCGTTTCGTGGAAATGATCCACGCCGCCGCTCAGGCCGCCGGCCGCCGCATCCGCCAGCAACATTACGTCCCCCAGCCCCCGGATTTCCCCATCACCCGCGAAGAACCCGCGCATTTGAAAACCCTCTGGCTGCGTCTCTCTTAA
- the hpt gene encoding hypoxanthine phosphoribosyltransferase, protein MSAPTTPGRLPETSRRLQPPPPRWRHDLAGVLIPEDRLARRVRQLAAAIQRDYRHREPVLVALLSGTVVFLADLVRHLELPLRLDFLSVSSYGASTTSGELTFTKDLRLDIQGRDVLVVEDILDTGRTLTAVLAKLRAHRPRRLRVCVLLDKPARRQVPVTAHYTGFRIPDFFVVGYGLDFAERYRNLPFIGVLKPEKYATPAPPA, encoded by the coding sequence ATGTCCGCCCCAACCACACCCGGCCGCCTCCCCGAAACCTCCCGCCGCCTCCAGCCGCCGCCCCCGCGCTGGCGCCACGACCTCGCCGGCGTCCTCATCCCCGAAGACCGCCTCGCCCGCCGCGTCCGCCAGCTTGCCGCCGCCATCCAGCGCGATTACCGCCACCGCGAGCCCGTCCTCGTCGCCCTCCTCAGCGGCACGGTGGTCTTCCTCGCCGACCTCGTCCGCCACCTCGAACTGCCCCTCCGCCTGGATTTCCTCTCCGTCTCCAGCTACGGCGCCTCCACCACCAGCGGCGAACTCACCTTCACCAAGGACCTCCGCCTCGACATCCAGGGCAGGGACGTCCTCGTCGTCGAAGACATCCTCGACACCGGCCGCACCCTCACCGCCGTCCTCGCCAAACTCCGCGCCCACCGCCCCCGCCGGCTCCGCGTCTGCGTCCTCCTCGACAAACCCGCCCGCCGCCAGGTGCCCGTCACCGCCCACTACACCGGCTTTCGCATCCCCGATTTCTTCGTCGTCGGTTACGGCCTCGACTTCGCCGAGCGCTACCGCAACCTCCCCTTCATCGGCGTCCTCAAACCCGAAAAGTACGCCACCCCCGCCCCGCCCGCCTGA